The following proteins are encoded in a genomic region of Micromonospora olivasterospora:
- a CDS encoding segregation/condensation protein A: protein MTAPPLDPPAGQPPADGATVDAPASAEATASVDATASVDATASVDATASVDATGPVDAAGPEPAGFTVRLDNFTGPFDLLLQLIGKHKLDVTEVALHKVTDEFIAYIRAMGDQWDLDEASEFLLIAATLLDLKAARLLPAAEVEDEEDLALLEARDLLFARLLQYKAFKEAAAHLAELEAVGGRRYPRSVTLEPRYAEALPDLVLGIGPERLLKLAVKAMTPKPVPEVSIAHVHMVRVSVREHAAIISERLRRAGIATFSLLCADCEATLEVVARFLALLELYREGLVSFVQEQALAELTVRWTGPADGGTDLHIDEYAGAAESPPRNIGDVAGSGPPGPDHVGDMESMEGAG, encoded by the coding sequence GTGACCGCGCCGCCCCTCGACCCGCCCGCCGGGCAACCGCCCGCCGACGGCGCGACGGTCGACGCGCCCGCCTCGGCCGAGGCGACCGCCTCGGTCGACGCGACCGCCTCGGTCGACGCGACCGCCTCGGTCGACGCGACCGCCTCGGTCGACGCGACCGGCCCGGTCGACGCGGCCGGCCCGGAGCCGGCTGGCTTCACGGTCCGGCTCGACAACTTCACCGGCCCGTTCGACCTGCTGCTGCAACTGATCGGCAAGCACAAGCTCGACGTCACCGAGGTGGCGCTGCACAAGGTCACCGACGAGTTCATCGCGTACATCCGGGCGATGGGCGACCAGTGGGACCTCGACGAGGCCAGCGAGTTCCTGCTGATCGCGGCCACCCTGCTCGACCTCAAGGCGGCCCGGCTGCTGCCCGCCGCCGAGGTCGAGGACGAGGAGGACCTGGCGCTGCTGGAGGCGCGGGACCTGCTGTTCGCCCGCCTGCTGCAGTACAAGGCGTTCAAGGAGGCGGCGGCGCACCTCGCCGAGCTGGAGGCGGTCGGCGGGCGGCGCTACCCCCGGTCGGTCACCCTGGAGCCCCGGTACGCCGAGGCGCTGCCCGACCTGGTCCTCGGCATCGGCCCGGAACGGCTGCTGAAGCTCGCCGTGAAGGCGATGACCCCGAAGCCGGTGCCCGAGGTCTCCATCGCCCACGTGCACATGGTCCGGGTCAGCGTCCGGGAGCATGCCGCGATCATCAGCGAGCGGCTGCGCCGGGCCGGCATCGCCACGTTCTCGCTGCTCTGCGCCGACTGCGAGGCGACCCTCGAGGTGGTCGCCCGGTTCCTGGCGCTGCTCGAGCTGTACCGGGAGGGGCTGGTCTCCTTCGTCCAGGAGCAGGCCCTGGCGGAGCTGACCGTGCGGTGGACCGGCCCCGCCGACGGCGGCACCGACCTGCACATCGACGAGTACGCCGGCGCCGCCGAGAGCCCGCCGCGCAACATCGGCGATGTGGCGGGGTCCGGGCCACCGGGACCGGACCACGTCGGCGACATGGAGTCGATGGAAGGAGCGGGATGA
- a CDS encoding ImmA/IrrE family metallo-endopeptidase, translated as MSAEDEGAAAAGRFREEHRLGVQPLGDLIAIIEQTTGIDVAVLDVGPDEHGLTMRDPERDTMFVGVARTLYPMRQRSTLAHELCHIRFGDWADADAGNWSERSPAEIRADAFARHLLLPLNGLREVLANKSQITESTLSAVVQRFVVSPAMAAIALYKAGYIDAATKGEWMSLSAPQLAVRFGWIDQYQALQADSNKRRAPQKLLARATRGYVEGVLSAQAIATLRGITLDAVEAELREAGIAPVEHPVAWADPADLPDVPMDWAALDTDLGAPDEPEHPTGGTTPR; from the coding sequence GTGAGCGCTGAAGACGAAGGGGCCGCCGCCGCCGGCCGGTTCCGGGAGGAGCACCGCCTGGGGGTGCAGCCTCTGGGTGACCTCATCGCGATCATCGAGCAGACCACGGGAATCGATGTGGCGGTGCTCGACGTCGGCCCGGACGAGCATGGCCTGACGATGCGCGACCCTGAGCGCGACACCATGTTCGTCGGTGTCGCGCGGACTCTGTACCCGATGCGGCAACGCAGCACTCTCGCTCACGAGCTCTGCCACATCCGGTTCGGGGACTGGGCGGATGCCGACGCGGGCAACTGGAGTGAACGGTCTCCTGCCGAGATCCGCGCCGATGCCTTCGCCAGGCACCTTCTCCTGCCGTTGAACGGGCTGCGGGAAGTCCTCGCCAACAAGAGTCAGATAACCGAGTCGACCCTTTCCGCGGTCGTTCAGCGGTTCGTGGTGTCACCCGCTATGGCCGCCATCGCGCTGTACAAGGCCGGGTACATCGACGCCGCGACGAAGGGGGAGTGGATGTCCCTGTCCGCCCCCCAGCTGGCTGTCCGCTTCGGCTGGATCGACCAATATCAGGCACTGCAAGCCGATTCCAACAAGCGCAGAGCGCCCCAGAAGTTGCTCGCCCGCGCGACAAGGGGATACGTGGAGGGGGTGCTGTCAGCCCAAGCCATCGCGACCCTGCGTGGCATCACCCTGGATGCCGTGGAAGCGGAGCTGCGGGAGGCGGGCATCGCGCCAGTTGAGCACCCCGTCGCCTGGGCCGACCCCGCCGACCTGCCGGACGTGCCGATGGACTGGGCCGCCCTGGACACAGACCTCGGCGCACCAGACGAACCCGAGCACCCGACCGGCGGAACAACGCCGCGATGA
- a CDS encoding AbrB/MazE/SpoVT family DNA-binding domain-containing protein, protein MARLDRSGRLSARELLGVLGWRPGSRVDIGVVAGVLVAASASTGRHVVRGRGGLCLPAPVRQMCGLLPGVPVLLAASPSQQVLVVHPVHTMARLLTEHHIRLAGGDHG, encoded by the coding sequence ATGGCCCGCCTGGACCGGTCCGGGCGGCTGTCGGCCCGTGAGCTGCTCGGTGTGTTGGGCTGGAGGCCCGGTAGTCGGGTCGATATCGGCGTCGTGGCGGGTGTGCTGGTGGCCGCTTCGGCGTCCACCGGTCGGCATGTCGTGCGCGGCCGGGGCGGTCTGTGCCTGCCTGCCCCGGTCCGGCAGATGTGCGGGCTGCTGCCGGGCGTACCAGTGTTGCTGGCAGCTTCGCCCTCCCAGCAGGTTCTGGTGGTCCACCCGGTCCACACCATGGCGCGGCTGCTGACCGAGCACCACATTCGCCTTGCGGGCGGCGACCATGGTTGA
- a CDS encoding ParA family protein: MAGNGDRAETWTSELREQQAALSSDLGPADPAAYTMRKPIPEPMPTDRHGPARIIAMANQKGGVGKTTTTINLGAALAEYGRRVLLVDFDPQGALSVGLGVNPHNLDLSVYNLLMQDDVTPEDVLIKTDVAGLHLLPANIDLSAAEIQLVNEVAREMALARVLRSIRKEYDYILIDCQPSLGLLAINALTVAHGVLIPLECEFFSLRGVALLLDTIDKVRERLNFDLELEGILATMYDSRTTHCRQVLQRVVEAFGDKVYQTVITKTVKFPESTVAGAPITTLDPASSGARNYRQLAREVIAAQAER; this comes from the coding sequence ATGGCTGGCAACGGTGACCGTGCCGAGACCTGGACGTCGGAGCTCCGCGAGCAGCAGGCCGCGCTCAGTTCGGACCTCGGCCCGGCGGACCCGGCGGCGTACACGATGCGCAAGCCGATCCCGGAGCCGATGCCCACCGACCGGCACGGGCCCGCCCGGATCATCGCGATGGCCAACCAGAAGGGCGGCGTCGGCAAGACCACGACCACGATCAACCTGGGTGCGGCGTTGGCCGAGTACGGCCGCCGCGTGCTGCTGGTCGACTTCGACCCGCAGGGCGCCCTCTCGGTCGGGCTCGGGGTCAACCCGCACAACCTCGACCTGTCGGTCTACAACCTGCTCATGCAGGACGACGTCACGCCCGAGGACGTCCTGATCAAGACGGACGTCGCGGGCCTGCACCTGCTGCCGGCCAACATCGACCTCTCCGCGGCCGAGATCCAGCTCGTCAACGAGGTGGCCCGGGAGATGGCCCTGGCCCGGGTGCTCAGGTCGATCCGCAAGGAGTACGACTACATCCTCATCGACTGCCAGCCCTCCCTCGGCCTGCTGGCGATCAACGCGCTGACCGTCGCCCACGGGGTGCTCATCCCCCTGGAGTGCGAGTTCTTCAGCCTGCGCGGCGTGGCCCTGCTCCTGGACACCATCGACAAGGTGCGCGAGCGGCTCAACTTCGACCTGGAGCTCGAGGGCATCCTCGCCACCATGTACGACAGTCGCACCACCCACTGCCGGCAGGTGCTCCAGCGGGTGGTCGAGGCGTTCGGCGACAAGGTCTACCAGACGGTGATCACCAAGACGGTGAAGTTCCCCGAGTCGACGGTGGCCGGCGCTCCCATCACCACCCTCGATCCGGCCTCGTCGGGCGCCCGCAACTACCGGCAGCTCGCCCGCGAGGTGATCGCCGCCCAGGCGGAACGGTAG
- a CDS encoding tyrosine-type recombinase/integrase: MVDAQRIADAQRLLAQLGVSVADLREAQRPRVPTIAEYLPRVIAAAGPGARRTYGSYWDRIAARWADRRLDSIAATDIEALQRQAAAVARPRRNGRGGRHAGEHVIAAVRAIYNRAIADGLLEASDSPAHRVGKPRRLPSTRRALTPEELEEINLAARSSGNDVVLDAILLRLHTETACRRGGALALRLMDLDQDRGLIRLTEKGGTLRWQPITLDLAASLGDHARHRGAVLPTDALLRFRHGGALTSRRYDHLWKRIGERLPWVAAQGISTHWLRHTTLTWVERHFGYGVARAYAGHTDSTGPATTTYIKADLHAVATALAAMTGQPHPMAALIDDPQARQPRSS, translated from the coding sequence ATGGTTGATGCCCAGCGCATCGCGGACGCGCAGCGGTTGCTGGCCCAACTCGGCGTGAGCGTGGCCGACCTGCGGGAGGCGCAGCGGCCGCGGGTGCCGACCATCGCCGAATATTTGCCTCGCGTCATCGCCGCGGCGGGTCCCGGTGCCCGCCGTACCTACGGCAGCTACTGGGACCGGATCGCCGCCCGTTGGGCGGATCGCCGGTTGGACAGCATCGCTGCCACGGACATCGAGGCGCTGCAACGTCAGGCCGCCGCGGTCGCCCGGCCGCGCCGCAACGGCCGCGGCGGCCGGCACGCCGGGGAACACGTCATCGCCGCGGTCCGGGCGATCTACAACCGGGCAATCGCCGACGGCCTGCTGGAGGCGTCCGACAGCCCGGCACATCGGGTGGGTAAGCCGCGACGGTTGCCCAGTACTCGACGCGCGTTGACGCCCGAGGAGTTGGAAGAGATCAACCTGGCGGCTCGCAGCAGCGGCAATGACGTGGTCCTCGACGCCATCCTGCTGCGCCTGCACACCGAGACCGCCTGCCGGCGCGGCGGCGCGCTCGCCCTCCGCCTGATGGATCTCGACCAGGATCGCGGCTTGATCCGCCTCACCGAGAAGGGCGGAACCCTACGCTGGCAGCCCATCACCCTGGACCTGGCAGCAAGCCTCGGCGACCACGCCCGACACCGCGGCGCGGTCCTGCCCACCGACGCCCTGCTGCGATTCCGCCACGGCGGTGCGCTCACCAGCCGCCGCTACGACCACCTATGGAAGCGCATCGGCGAACGCCTGCCCTGGGTCGCCGCCCAGGGCATCTCCACCCACTGGCTGCGCCACACCACCCTCACCTGGGTAGAACGCCACTTCGGCTACGGGGTAGCCCGCGCCTACGCCGGCCACACCGACAGCACCGGCCCAGCCACCACCACCTACATCAAGGCCGACCTGCATGCCGTCGCCACTGCCCTGGCGGCTATGACCGGTCAACCACATCCAATGGCAGCCCTGATCGACGATCCACAAGCGAGACAGCCGCGCTCGTCATAG
- the der gene encoding ribosome biogenesis GTPase Der, whose translation MSTEEGWVELAEPDLDTEEQAGPQPVVAVVGRPNVGKSTLVNRIIGRRQAVVEDVPGVTRDRVPYDAQWSGRAFTVVDTGGWEPDAKDRAAAIAAQAEAAVATADVVLFVVDAVVGSTDVDEAAVKMLRRSAKPVILVANKADNSAVEMEATSLWSLGLGEPHPVSALHGRGSGDLLDAILDALPDAPPVWENRPRGPRRVALVGRPNVGKSSLLNRFSGEERAVVDSVAGTTVDPVDSLVEIGGETWQLVDTAGLRKRVGKASGTEYYASLRTASAIEAAEVAVVLLDASEPISEQDQRILSMVTDSGRALVLAFNKWDLVDADRRYYLEKEVERELRRIPWAIRVNVSAKTGRAVDRLAPALRKALASWETRVPTAQLNQWLTALVQATPHPVRGGRAPRILFATQAGTCPPRFVLFTTGPLDAGYQRFVERKLREEFGFEGSPVEISVRPRKKLGPGGRGKAHG comes from the coding sequence GTGAGCACCGAAGAGGGCTGGGTGGAGCTGGCCGAGCCGGACCTGGACACCGAGGAGCAGGCGGGCCCGCAGCCCGTGGTGGCCGTGGTCGGCCGGCCCAACGTGGGCAAGTCCACCCTGGTCAACCGGATCATCGGCCGCCGGCAGGCGGTCGTCGAGGACGTCCCCGGGGTGACCCGGGACCGGGTCCCGTACGACGCGCAGTGGTCCGGCCGCGCGTTCACCGTGGTGGACACCGGCGGCTGGGAGCCGGACGCGAAGGACCGGGCGGCGGCCATCGCCGCGCAGGCCGAGGCGGCGGTCGCCACGGCCGACGTGGTCCTCTTCGTGGTCGACGCCGTGGTCGGCTCGACCGACGTGGACGAGGCGGCGGTGAAGATGCTGCGCCGCAGCGCCAAGCCGGTCATCCTGGTGGCCAACAAGGCCGACAACAGCGCCGTCGAGATGGAGGCGACCTCGCTCTGGTCGCTCGGCCTCGGCGAGCCGCACCCGGTCTCCGCGCTGCACGGCCGGGGCTCCGGCGACCTGCTGGACGCAATCCTGGACGCGCTGCCCGACGCGCCGCCCGTGTGGGAGAACCGCCCGCGTGGCCCGCGCCGCGTGGCCCTGGTCGGGCGGCCGAACGTGGGCAAGTCCAGCCTACTCAACCGGTTCTCGGGCGAGGAACGGGCGGTCGTCGACTCCGTCGCCGGCACCACCGTCGACCCCGTCGACAGCCTCGTCGAGATCGGCGGCGAGACCTGGCAGCTGGTGGACACCGCGGGCCTGCGTAAGCGGGTGGGCAAGGCCAGCGGCACCGAGTACTACGCCAGCCTTCGCACCGCGTCCGCCATCGAGGCGGCCGAGGTGGCGGTGGTGCTGCTCGACGCCAGCGAGCCGATCAGCGAGCAGGACCAGCGGATCCTGTCGATGGTCACCGACTCCGGCCGGGCCCTCGTGCTCGCCTTCAACAAGTGGGACCTGGTCGACGCCGACCGCCGGTACTACCTCGAGAAGGAGGTCGAGCGGGAGCTGCGCCGCATCCCCTGGGCGATCCGCGTCAACGTCTCGGCCAAGACCGGCCGGGCCGTCGACAGGCTGGCCCCGGCGCTGCGCAAGGCGCTCGCGAGCTGGGAGACCCGGGTGCCCACCGCGCAGCTCAACCAGTGGCTGACCGCCCTGGTGCAGGCCACCCCGCATCCGGTGCGGGGCGGGCGGGCGCCGCGCATCCTCTTCGCCACCCAGGCCGGCACCTGCCCGCCGCGATTCGTGCTGTTCACCACCGGCCCGCTCGACGCGGGATACCAGCGGTTCGTCGAGCGCAAGCTCCGCGAGGAGTTCGGCTTCGAGGGCAGCCCGGTGGAGATCTCGGTACGCCCGCGCAAGAAGCTCGGCCCAGGCGGCCGGGGCAAGGCGCACGGCTGA
- a CDS encoding helix-turn-helix domain-containing protein codes for MIEGGTGELIERARVEAGLSQRALADKTGISQPTLSRIISGDRSAKMPEIVAIAWATGRTVAQLTGGRAVADRVQCAARATNGSGMDGMRQALLHFLELDDYLDEQAIPATI; via the coding sequence ATGATCGAGGGTGGCACGGGAGAGCTCATCGAGCGCGCTCGGGTGGAGGCTGGCCTTAGCCAGCGTGCATTGGCGGACAAAACGGGAATTTCTCAGCCGACATTGTCGCGGATAATCTCCGGCGACCGATCGGCGAAGATGCCGGAAATCGTGGCGATCGCCTGGGCGACCGGGCGCACCGTGGCCCAACTCACCGGGGGGCGAGCGGTAGCCGACCGGGTGCAGTGCGCGGCCCGGGCTACCAATGGCTCTGGGATGGACGGCATGCGCCAAGCGCTGCTGCACTTCCTCGAACTGGATGACTACCTCGATGAACAGGCGATTCCTGCCACGATCTGA
- the ald gene encoding alanine dehydrogenase, whose protein sequence is MKVGIPREVKNHEYRVAITPAGVNEFTRSGHQVFVESGAGAGSSITDEEFAAAGAKILATADDVWDAAEMVLKVKEPIAEEYHRMRAGQVLFTYLHLAASKACTDALLDRGVTGIAYETVELPDRSLPLLAPMSEVAGRLAPQVGAYHLQRQGGGRGILMGGVSGVYAAKTVVIGAGVSGMNAAAIALGLQAEVLLLDKNVARLRQADAIYRGHLQTVASNAYEIERAVLDADLVIGAVLVPGAKAPTLISNELVSRMKPGSVLVDISIDQGGCFEDSRPTTHAEPTYKVHESIFYCVANMPGAVPHTSTYALTNVTVPYALELANHGWREALRRDPALALGLNTHDGRVVYGPVAEAHGMAHLPLAEVLA, encoded by the coding sequence GTGAAGGTCGGAATCCCACGCGAGGTCAAGAATCACGAGTACCGCGTGGCGATCACGCCCGCGGGCGTCAACGAGTTCACCCGCAGCGGCCACCAGGTCTTCGTCGAGTCCGGCGCCGGCGCCGGGTCGAGCATCACCGACGAGGAGTTCGCCGCGGCCGGCGCCAAGATCCTGGCCACCGCCGACGACGTGTGGGACGCCGCGGAGATGGTGCTCAAGGTCAAGGAGCCGATCGCCGAGGAGTACCACCGGATGCGCGCGGGGCAGGTGCTCTTCACCTACCTGCACCTGGCCGCGTCCAAGGCCTGCACCGACGCGCTGCTCGACCGCGGGGTCACCGGCATCGCGTACGAGACCGTCGAGCTGCCCGACCGGTCGCTGCCGCTGCTCGCCCCGATGTCCGAGGTGGCCGGCCGGCTCGCCCCGCAGGTCGGCGCGTACCACCTGCAGCGGCAGGGCGGCGGGCGCGGCATCCTGATGGGCGGCGTCTCCGGCGTCTACGCCGCGAAGACCGTGGTCATCGGCGCCGGCGTGTCCGGCATGAACGCCGCCGCCATCGCGCTCGGCCTGCAGGCCGAGGTGCTGCTGCTGGACAAGAACGTCGCCCGGCTGCGCCAGGCCGACGCCATCTACCGGGGCCACCTGCAGACGGTCGCCTCCAACGCGTACGAGATCGAGCGGGCCGTGCTCGACGCGGACCTGGTCATCGGCGCGGTGCTGGTGCCCGGCGCGAAGGCCCCGACCCTGATCTCCAACGAGCTGGTCTCCCGGATGAAGCCCGGCAGCGTGCTGGTGGACATCTCCATCGACCAGGGCGGCTGCTTCGAGGACTCCCGCCCCACCACGCACGCCGAACCGACCTACAAGGTGCACGAGTCGATCTTCTACTGCGTGGCGAACATGCCCGGCGCGGTGCCGCACACCAGCACGTACGCGCTGACCAACGTCACCGTGCCGTACGCCCTCGAGCTGGCCAACCACGGCTGGCGCGAGGCGCTGCGCCGCGACCCCGCCCTGGCGCTGGGCCTGAACACCCACGACGGCCGCGTCGTGTACGGGCCGGTCGCCGAGGCACACGGCATGGCGCACCTGCCGCTGGCCGAGGTGCTGGCCTGA
- a CDS encoding site-specific tyrosine recombinase XerD — protein sequence MTDSTRTGAPDGAGVGGQPAPALRRAVRGYLDHLTVERGLSANTLASYRRDLERYLATLAAAGVADLAAVDAAQVEAHLARLRAGADGHPPLAVSSAARAASAVRGLHRFAVREGLAGGDPSRDVRPPAPPRRLPRALAVEQVVRLLETAGPLTAAGDAAPLALRDRALLEFLYGTGARISEAVGAAVDDLDTDEGAALLRGKGGRIRLVPVGGYAVEALRAWLVRGRPALVAAGRGTPAVFVNARGGALTRQGAWTILRRAAERAGLPVDGPGAVSPHTLRHSYATHLLDGGADVRVVQELLGHASVTTTQVYTLVTVERLREVYATAHPRARG from the coding sequence CTGACCGACAGCACGCGGACCGGCGCACCGGACGGGGCCGGCGTGGGCGGGCAGCCCGCGCCGGCCCTGCGCCGTGCCGTGCGCGGCTACCTCGACCACCTCACCGTCGAGCGTGGCCTGTCCGCGAACACCCTCGCGTCGTACCGGCGGGACCTGGAGCGCTACCTGGCCACCCTCGCCGCCGCAGGCGTGGCCGACCTGGCCGCCGTCGACGCCGCCCAGGTCGAGGCGCACCTGGCCCGGCTGCGCGCCGGCGCCGACGGCCACCCGCCGCTCGCGGTCTCCTCGGCCGCCCGGGCCGCCAGCGCCGTGCGCGGCCTGCACCGCTTCGCCGTCCGCGAGGGCCTGGCCGGCGGCGACCCCAGCCGCGACGTCCGCCCGCCCGCCCCGCCGCGCCGGCTGCCCCGGGCGCTCGCCGTCGAGCAGGTGGTGCGGCTGCTGGAGACCGCCGGTCCGCTGACCGCCGCCGGCGACGCCGCGCCGCTCGCGCTGCGCGACCGGGCGCTGCTGGAGTTCCTGTACGGCACCGGGGCGCGTATCTCCGAGGCGGTCGGCGCCGCCGTCGACGACCTGGACACCGACGAGGGCGCGGCGCTGCTGCGCGGCAAGGGCGGGCGCATCCGCCTCGTCCCGGTCGGCGGGTACGCCGTCGAGGCGCTGCGCGCCTGGCTGGTGCGCGGCCGACCCGCCCTGGTCGCCGCCGGTCGGGGCACCCCGGCGGTCTTCGTCAACGCCCGTGGCGGAGCGCTGACCCGGCAGGGCGCGTGGACCATCCTGCGCCGGGCCGCCGAGCGGGCGGGGCTGCCGGTGGACGGCCCCGGCGCGGTGTCCCCGCACACGCTGCGCCACTCGTACGCCACCCACCTGCTCGACGGCGGCGCCGACGTGCGGGTGGTGCAGGAACTGCTCGGCCACGCCTCGGTGACCACGACCCAGGTGTACACGTTGGTCACCGTGGAGCGACTGCGCGAGGTGTACGCCACCGCTCATCCCCGCGCCCGCGGCTGA
- a CDS encoding tyrosine-type recombinase/integrase codes for MPLLDLQKLTVGLSRTWAGFLRDWDRSLRAGNYPQTTRYNYLLAAAQLGRYLGEHSPDPDAEDAADDPCAVTRAHVEAFQAWMIDTRSASTALNKHKGLQQFFKWLLVDEQAIDRSPMERVRQPKTPRKLIPVMRDEDTGKLLDACKGKGFANLRDEALIRLYCNTGARLSEVGNLLVADVDLNTESVHFHGKGAKDRRVRFGPKTARALSRYLRARDKHKGAGLPNLWLAERGTAALNPNGIKILLKRLGKAAGVPDVHAHRWRHSFAHEWKRAGGDTGDLMLLLGWTSEDMPRHYGASAAAERAQETQARLGIGERV; via the coding sequence ATGCCACTACTGGATCTTCAGAAGCTCACCGTCGGACTGTCCCGGACCTGGGCCGGGTTCCTCCGCGACTGGGACCGGTCGCTGCGGGCCGGGAACTACCCGCAGACCACCCGCTACAACTACCTGCTCGCCGCCGCGCAACTTGGCCGCTATCTCGGGGAGCACTCGCCGGACCCGGACGCCGAGGACGCGGCCGACGACCCGTGCGCGGTGACTCGGGCACACGTGGAGGCGTTCCAGGCGTGGATGATCGACACCAGGTCCGCGTCGACCGCGTTGAACAAGCACAAGGGGTTGCAGCAGTTCTTCAAGTGGCTGCTCGTCGACGAGCAGGCCATCGACCGGTCGCCGATGGAGCGGGTGCGGCAGCCGAAGACACCCCGCAAGCTGATCCCCGTTATGCGCGACGAGGACACCGGCAAACTCCTCGACGCGTGCAAGGGCAAGGGCTTCGCCAACCTGCGCGACGAGGCGCTGATCCGGCTGTACTGCAACACCGGTGCTCGGCTGTCCGAGGTCGGCAACCTCCTCGTTGCCGACGTGGACCTGAACACGGAGTCGGTGCACTTCCACGGCAAGGGTGCCAAGGATCGGCGGGTACGTTTCGGGCCGAAGACCGCCCGGGCCCTGAGCCGCTACTTGCGCGCCAGGGACAAGCACAAGGGCGCCGGGCTGCCGAACCTGTGGCTGGCGGAACGAGGCACTGCGGCCTTGAATCCTAACGGCATCAAGATCCTTCTCAAGCGGTTGGGTAAGGCGGCCGGGGTACCGGACGTGCACGCGCACCGGTGGCGGCACAGCTTTGCCCATGAATGGAAGCGCGCCGGCGGAGACACCGGAGACCTGATGCTCCTGCTGGGCTGGACGTCGGAGGACATGCCCCGTCACTACGGTGCGAGCGCGGCGGCCGAGCGGGCGCAGGAGACGCAGGCCCGACTGGGTATCGGCGAGCGCGTGTAG
- the cmk gene encoding (d)CMP kinase, whose product MEENVRAGRCVVAVDGPSGSGKSTVSRRLAAGIDARYLDTGAMYRAVTWAVLRSGVDLTDAESVAKVAAEADLRIGTDPQGYGVTVDGVSVDREIRGPEVTAAVSAVAAVPAVRALLVARQRELIEQAGRIVVEGRDIGPVVAPDADLKVYLTASAEARAQRRSAEDATDVAATAADLARRDRLDSTRKADPLQQAADAVVLDTTELGIDEVVDRLRSLLTERGVA is encoded by the coding sequence GTGGAGGAAAACGTACGGGCCGGGCGCTGCGTGGTCGCTGTGGACGGGCCGTCCGGTTCGGGCAAGTCCACCGTCTCCCGGCGGCTCGCCGCCGGCATCGACGCCCGCTACCTGGACACCGGCGCGATGTACCGGGCCGTCACCTGGGCGGTCCTGCGCTCGGGGGTCGACCTGACCGACGCCGAGTCGGTGGCGAAGGTCGCCGCCGAGGCCGACCTGCGCATCGGCACCGACCCCCAGGGGTACGGCGTGACCGTCGACGGCGTGTCCGTCGACCGCGAGATCCGGGGCCCCGAGGTGACCGCGGCGGTCTCCGCCGTGGCCGCCGTACCGGCGGTGCGGGCGCTGCTCGTGGCCCGACAGCGGGAGCTGATCGAGCAGGCCGGCCGGATCGTGGTCGAGGGCCGCGACATCGGCCCGGTCGTGGCGCCGGACGCCGACCTGAAGGTCTACCTGACCGCCTCCGCGGAGGCCCGAGCCCAGCGGCGCAGCGCCGAGGACGCCACCGACGTGGCCGCCACCGCCGCCGACCTGGCCCGCCGGGACCGGCTCGACTCCACCCGCAAGGCCGACCCGTTGCAGCAGGCCGCCGACGCGGTGGTGCTGGACACCACCGAGCTGGGCATCGACGAGGTCGTCGACCGGCTGCGCTCGCTGCTGACCGAGCGGGGAGTGGCGTGA
- a CDS encoding pseudouridine synthase, whose translation MRRDDRAPKPDAPVYEGAERLQKVLAAAGVGSRRACEDLIFRRRVTVNGRVAQLGDRADPTRDVIYVDGERLQADTRLVYLALNKPRGVVSTMADEKGRAALSDFLGNRVEQRVYHVGRLDADSEGLLLLTNDGTLAHRLMHPSYGVPKTYLCEVAGPIPRNLGKRLAAGVELEDGPVKVDSFKVVDSLGKSAQVELTLHEGRKHIVRRLLAEVGHPVARLVRTSIGPIRLGDLRAGRTRRLTNAEVAALFKAVGD comes from the coding sequence ATGCGACGCGATGACCGTGCCCCGAAGCCCGACGCCCCCGTGTACGAGGGCGCAGAGCGCCTGCAGAAGGTGCTCGCCGCCGCCGGCGTGGGCTCCCGACGTGCCTGCGAGGACCTGATCTTCCGCCGCCGGGTCACCGTCAACGGCCGGGTGGCCCAGCTCGGGGACAGGGCCGACCCGACCCGCGACGTCATCTACGTCGACGGCGAGCGCCTGCAGGCCGACACCCGCCTGGTCTACCTGGCCCTGAACAAGCCGCGCGGAGTGGTCTCCACCATGGCCGACGAGAAGGGGCGCGCCGCGCTGTCCGACTTCCTCGGCAACCGCGTCGAGCAGCGGGTCTACCACGTCGGGCGGCTCGACGCCGACAGCGAGGGCCTGCTGCTGCTCACCAACGACGGCACCCTCGCCCACCGGCTCATGCACCCGTCGTACGGCGTGCCGAAGACGTACCTGTGCGAGGTCGCCGGGCCGATCCCGCGCAACCTCGGCAAGCGGCTGGCGGCCGGCGTCGAGCTGGAGGACGGCCCGGTGAAGGTCGACTCATTCAAGGTGGTGGACAGCCTGGGCAAGAGCGCCCAGGTGGAGCTGACCCTGCACGAGGGGCGCAAGCACATCGTCCGGCGGCTGCTGGCCGAGGTCGGCCACCCGGTGGCGCGGCTGGTGCGTACCTCGATCGGGCCGATCCGGCTCGGCGACCTGCGTGCCGGACGGACCCGCCGGCTCACCAACGCCGAGGTCGCCGCCCTGTTCAAGGCGGTGGGTGACTGA